From Xyrauchen texanus isolate HMW12.3.18 chromosome 36, RBS_HiC_50CHRs, whole genome shotgun sequence, one genomic window encodes:
- the myo1cb gene encoding myosin Ic, paralog b isoform X4 — MMELKIQLIPTGEIILPPGKNGDFYCQSCNKAVGSDGIRVTMESALTARDRVGVQDFVLLENHTSEVAFIENLRKRFKENLIYTYIGSVLVSVNPYKDLEIYTKQHMERYRGVNFYEVSPHIYAVGDNSYRSMRTERRDQCILISGESGAGKTEASKKVLQYYAFTCPANEHVQSIKDRLLQSNPVLEAFGNAKTLRNDNSSRFGKYMDIQFDFKGAPVGGHILNYLLEKSRVVHQSHGERNFHIFYQLIEGGEEDLLRRLGLERNAQQYQYLVKGNCPKVSSINDRNDWKVVRKALSVIGFTDDEVEELLNIIASVLHLGNVQYGGEDSGSSYITTETQIKYLARLLGVDGCVLKEALTHKKITAKGEELMSPLNQEQAAAARDALSKAIYGRTFSWLVNKINDSLAFKDDSFNSKNASVIGLLDIYGFEVFQNNSFEQFCINYCNEKLQQLFIELTLKSEQDEYEAEGITWEPVQYFNNKIICDLVEQKFKGIISILDEECLRPGDASDITFLEKLENSVGGHAHFITHKLADGKTRKMMGREEFRLLHYAGEVNYNVNGFLDKNNDLLFRNVKEVMCMSENKILTQCFDREELTDKKRPETAATQFKNSLAKLMEILMSKEPSYVRCIKPNDAKQAGRFDEVLIRHQVKYLGLMENLRVRRAGFAYRRRYESFLQRYKSLCPETWPNWDGRLVDGVSTLVKHLGYKPEEYKLGRTKIFIRFPKTLFATEDALEDRKHSLATKLQSSWKGYSEKTKYRKKRQSAILIQAWWKGILARRQAKRRREAVDTIRRFIKGFIYRHQPRCPENEYFLDYVRYSFLMKLHRSLPKTVLDKSWPTPPSALTEASEQLRKLCMQNMVWKYCKNINPEWKHQLEQKMVASEVFKDKKDNYPQSVPKLFVDTRLNGEDINPKAMQALGNEKMKYAVPVTKYDRNGYKARNRQLLLTANSAIIVEEAKLKQQIDYSMLKGISVSSLSDGIFVLHVASEDNKQKGDLVLQNDHVIETLTKVAICANKINSININQGSIKFNVAQGKEGIIDFTSGSELVVAKAKNGHLSVTAPRLNTR; from the exons GCTGTAGGCAGTGACGGAATCCGGGTGACGATGGAGAGCGCCCTGACTGCCAGGGACCGGGTGGGTGTACAGGACTTCGTCCTGCTGGAGAACCACACCAGCGAGGTGGCTTTCATCGAAAACCTCCGCAAACGCTTCAAAGAGAACCTAATTTAT ACATACATTGGATCAGTGCTGGTGTCAGTGAACCCCTACAAAGATCTGGAGATCTACACTAAGCAGCACATGGAGCGATACCGGGGCGTCAATTTCTATGAGGTCTCGCCTCACAT TTATGCCGTGGGGGATAATTCATACCGATCCATGCGTACTGAGAGGCGGGACCAGTGTATCCTGATCTCGGGTGAGAGTGGTGCTGGCAAGACCGAAGCCTCCAAGAAAGTACTGCAATACTATGCTTTCACCTGCCCTGCCAATGAGCATGTGCAGAGCATAAAAGATCGCCTGCTACAATCCAACCCAGTGCTGGAG GCCTTTGGAAATGCGAAAACTTTACGAAATGACAATTCCAGCCGCTTTGGAAAATACATGGACATTCAGTTTGACTTTAAG GGTGCTCCGGTGGGCGGTCACATCCTGAACTACCTGCTGGAGAAATCGCGCGTGGTGCACCAAAGCCATGGCGAGAGAAACTTCCATATCTTCTATCAGCTGATCGAGGGAGGAGAGGAAGACCTGCTCAGGAGACTGGGCCTGGAGAGGAATGCCCAACAGTATCAGTATCTTGTGAAG GGTAACTGTCCCAAAGTGAGCTCCATAAATGACCGCAATGACTGGAAAGTGGTGAGGAAAGCCCTGAGCGTCATTGGCTTCACTGATGATGAAGTGGAG GAACTTTTGAACATTATTGCCAGTGTACTACACTTGGGGAATGTCCAGTACGGAGGAGAGGACAGTGGCAGTTCCTACATTACAACAGAAACACAGATTAAATACTTAGCCAGG TTGTTAGGTGTGGATGGCTGTGTTCTGAAAGAGGCTCTAACACATAAAAAGATCACTGCCAAAGGAGAAGAG CTAATGAGTCCCTTGAATCAAGAGCAGGCCGCCGCAGCACGAGATGCCTTATCTAAAGCCATATACGGACGTACTTTTTCTTGGCTTGTCAACAAAATTAATGACTCTCTGGCCTTTAAG GATGATTCATTCAACAGTAAAAATGCCTCGGTAATCGGTCTGTTGGACATCTATGGTTTTGAGGTCTTTCAGAACAATAG TTTTGAGCAGTTTTGTATCAACTATTGTAATGAAAAGCTTCAGCAGCTCTTCATTGAACTGACTCTGAAGTCAGAGCAGGATGAGTATGAAGCCGAGGGAATCACG TGGGAGCCTGTGCAATATTTTAACAACAAGATCATTTGTGATCTTGTGGAGCAGAAGTTCAAAGGAATCATTTCCATCTTG GATGAGGAGTGTCTGCGACCTGGAGATGCCAGTGATATCACCTTCCTGGAGAAGCTGGAGAACTCTGTCGGTGGACACGCCCACTTCATAAC TCACAAGCTGGCTGATGGAAAAACCCGCAAAATGATGGGTCGTGAAGAATTCAGACTGCTTCACTATGCAGGAGAAGTCAATTACAATGTGAACG GCTTCCTGGACAAGAACAATGATCTCCTTTTCAGAAACGTGAAAGAG GTGATGTGTATGTCCGAAAATAAAATCCTCACTCAGTGTTTTGACCGGGAAGAGCTTACAGACAAGAAGCGCCCTGAAACG GCAGCGACACAGTTCAAGAACAGTCTTGCGAAGTTGATGGAAATCCTGATGTCTAAAGAGCCATCGTACGTGCGCTGCATCAAACCTAATGATGCCAAGCAAGCAG GACGTTTTGATGAAGTCCTCATCAGGCACCAAGTAAAATATCTTGGTCTGATGGAGAACCTTCGAGTGAGGAGAGCTGGCTTTGCATACCGCCGTCGCTACGAGAGCTTTCTGCAGAG GTATAAATCCCTGTGTCCGGAAACCTGGCCAAACTGGGATGGTCGTCTGGTCGATGGAGTATCCACGCTCGTCAAGCACCTCGGCTACAAACCTGAGGAGTACAAACTTGGCCG gaccAAAATATTCATCCGTTTCCCCAAAACCTTGTTTGCTACCGAAGATGCACTTGAAGACAGAAAACACAGCCTTG CTACCAAATTGCAGTCATCCTGGAAGGGCTACagtgaaaaaactaaatacaggAAAAAGCGACAATCGG CTATCCTAATCCAAGCCTGGTGGAAAGGTATTCTGGCCCGCAGGCAAGCAAAGCGCAGGAGAGAGGCTGTTGACACCATCCGCAG GTTCATCAAAGGCTTCATCTACCGCCACCAGCCTCGTTGCCCAGAGAATGAGTATTTCCTGGACTACGTTCGTTATTCGTTCCTGATGAAGTTGCACAGGAGCCTGCCCAAAACTGTCCTGGATAAGAGTTGGCCAACACCCCCTTCAGCCCTCACTGAG GCTTCAGAGCAGCTCCGCAAGTTGTGCATGCAGAACATGGTGTGGAAGTACTGCAAGAATATCAACCCAGAATGGAAGCACCAG CTGGAGCAGAAAATGGTTGCAAGTGAAGTCTTTAAGGACAAGAAAGATAACTACCCACAAAGTGTACCAAAGCTGTTTGTGGACACAAGGCTTA atGGGGAGGACATCAACCCTAAAGCGATGCAGGCTCTGGGTAATGAGAAGATGAAG TATGCTGTTCCAGTGACAAAGTATGACAGGAACGGATACAAAGCTCGCAACCGACAGCTCTTGCTCACGGCCAACAGTGCAATCATTGTGGAGGAGGCCAAGCTGAAACAGCAAATTGACTACAGCATGCTGAAAG GGATTTCAGTCAGCTCTCTGAGTGATGGGATATTTGTTCtccatgttgcttctgaagacaatAAGCAGAAA ggtGATTTGGTGCTTCAGAATGATCATGTCATCGAGACGTTAACCAAAGTGGCTATCTGTGCTAACAAGATCAACAGCATTAACATTAACCAGGGAAG TATAAAGTTCAATGTGGCACAAGGCAAAGAAGGGATCATAGATTTTACATCTGGTTCAGAGCTGGTGGTAGCCAAAGCTAAGAATGGACACCTTTCTGTG actgCTCCTCGCCTCAACACAAGATGA
- the myo1cb gene encoding myosin Ic, paralog b isoform X2, with product MMELKIQLIPTGEIILPPGKNGDFYCQSCNKAVGSDGIRVTMESALTARDRVGVQDFVLLENHTSEVAFIENLRKRFKENLIYTYIGSVLVSVNPYKDLEIYTKQHMERYRGVNFYEVSPHIYAVGDNSYRSMRTERRDQCILISGESGAGKTEASKKVLQYYAFTCPANEHVQSIKDRLLQSNPVLEAFGNAKTLRNDNSSRFGKYMDIQFDFKKPVIIPSASRSGCPRWQGAPVGGHILNYLLEKSRVVHQSHGERNFHIFYQLIEGGEEDLLRRLGLERNAQQYQYLVKGNCPKVSSINDRNDWKVVRKALSVIGFTDDEVEELLNIIASVLHLGNVQYGGEDSGSSYITTETQIKYLARLLGVDGCVLKEALTHKKITAKGEELMSPLNQEQAAAARDALSKAIYGRTFSWLVNKINDSLAFKDDSFNSKNASVIGLLDIYGFEVFQNNSFEQFCINYCNEKLQQLFIELTLKSEQDEYEAEGITWEPVQYFNNKIICDLVEQKFKGIISILDEECLRPGDASDITFLEKLENSVGGHAHFITHKLADGKTRKMMGREEFRLLHYAGEVNYNVNGFLDKNNDLLFRNVKEVMCMSENKILTQCFDREELTDKKRPETAATQFKNSLAKLMEILMSKEPSYVRCIKPNDAKQAGRFDEVLIRHQVKYLGLMENLRVRRAGFAYRRRYESFLQRYKSLCPETWPNWDGRLVDGVSTLVKHLGYKPEEYKLGRTKIFIRFPKTLFATEDALEDRKHSLATKLQSSWKGYSEKTKYRKKRQSAILIQAWWKGILARRQAKRRREAVDTIRRFIKGFIYRHQPRCPENEYFLDYVRYSFLMKLHRSLPKTVLDKSWPTPPSALTEASEQLRKLCMQNMVWKYCKNINPEWKHQLEQKMVASEVFKDKKDNYPQSVPKLFVDTRLNGEDINPKAMQALGNEKMKYAVPVTKYDRNGYKARNRQLLLTANSAIIVEEAKLKQQIDYSMLKGISVSSLSDGIFVLHVASEDNKQKGDLVLQNDHVIETLTKVAICANKINSININQGSIKFNVAQGKEGIIDFTSGSELVVAKAKNGHLSVTAPRLNTR from the exons GCTGTAGGCAGTGACGGAATCCGGGTGACGATGGAGAGCGCCCTGACTGCCAGGGACCGGGTGGGTGTACAGGACTTCGTCCTGCTGGAGAACCACACCAGCGAGGTGGCTTTCATCGAAAACCTCCGCAAACGCTTCAAAGAGAACCTAATTTAT ACATACATTGGATCAGTGCTGGTGTCAGTGAACCCCTACAAAGATCTGGAGATCTACACTAAGCAGCACATGGAGCGATACCGGGGCGTCAATTTCTATGAGGTCTCGCCTCACAT TTATGCCGTGGGGGATAATTCATACCGATCCATGCGTACTGAGAGGCGGGACCAGTGTATCCTGATCTCGGGTGAGAGTGGTGCTGGCAAGACCGAAGCCTCCAAGAAAGTACTGCAATACTATGCTTTCACCTGCCCTGCCAATGAGCATGTGCAGAGCATAAAAGATCGCCTGCTACAATCCAACCCAGTGCTGGAG GCCTTTGGAAATGCGAAAACTTTACGAAATGACAATTCCAGCCGCTTTGGAAAATACATGGACATTCAGTTTGACTTTAAG AAACCCGTTATTATCCCCTCTGCTTCTCGCTCCGGGTGTCCCCGTTGGCAGGGTGCTCCGGTGGGCGGTCACATCCTGAACTACCTGCTGGAGAAATCGCGCGTGGTGCACCAAAGCCATGGCGAGAGAAACTTCCATATCTTCTATCAGCTGATCGAGGGAGGAGAGGAAGACCTGCTCAGGAGACTGGGCCTGGAGAGGAATGCCCAACAGTATCAGTATCTTGTGAAG GGTAACTGTCCCAAAGTGAGCTCCATAAATGACCGCAATGACTGGAAAGTGGTGAGGAAAGCCCTGAGCGTCATTGGCTTCACTGATGATGAAGTGGAG GAACTTTTGAACATTATTGCCAGTGTACTACACTTGGGGAATGTCCAGTACGGAGGAGAGGACAGTGGCAGTTCCTACATTACAACAGAAACACAGATTAAATACTTAGCCAGG TTGTTAGGTGTGGATGGCTGTGTTCTGAAAGAGGCTCTAACACATAAAAAGATCACTGCCAAAGGAGAAGAG CTAATGAGTCCCTTGAATCAAGAGCAGGCCGCCGCAGCACGAGATGCCTTATCTAAAGCCATATACGGACGTACTTTTTCTTGGCTTGTCAACAAAATTAATGACTCTCTGGCCTTTAAG GATGATTCATTCAACAGTAAAAATGCCTCGGTAATCGGTCTGTTGGACATCTATGGTTTTGAGGTCTTTCAGAACAATAG TTTTGAGCAGTTTTGTATCAACTATTGTAATGAAAAGCTTCAGCAGCTCTTCATTGAACTGACTCTGAAGTCAGAGCAGGATGAGTATGAAGCCGAGGGAATCACG TGGGAGCCTGTGCAATATTTTAACAACAAGATCATTTGTGATCTTGTGGAGCAGAAGTTCAAAGGAATCATTTCCATCTTG GATGAGGAGTGTCTGCGACCTGGAGATGCCAGTGATATCACCTTCCTGGAGAAGCTGGAGAACTCTGTCGGTGGACACGCCCACTTCATAAC TCACAAGCTGGCTGATGGAAAAACCCGCAAAATGATGGGTCGTGAAGAATTCAGACTGCTTCACTATGCAGGAGAAGTCAATTACAATGTGAACG GCTTCCTGGACAAGAACAATGATCTCCTTTTCAGAAACGTGAAAGAG GTGATGTGTATGTCCGAAAATAAAATCCTCACTCAGTGTTTTGACCGGGAAGAGCTTACAGACAAGAAGCGCCCTGAAACG GCAGCGACACAGTTCAAGAACAGTCTTGCGAAGTTGATGGAAATCCTGATGTCTAAAGAGCCATCGTACGTGCGCTGCATCAAACCTAATGATGCCAAGCAAGCAG GACGTTTTGATGAAGTCCTCATCAGGCACCAAGTAAAATATCTTGGTCTGATGGAGAACCTTCGAGTGAGGAGAGCTGGCTTTGCATACCGCCGTCGCTACGAGAGCTTTCTGCAGAG GTATAAATCCCTGTGTCCGGAAACCTGGCCAAACTGGGATGGTCGTCTGGTCGATGGAGTATCCACGCTCGTCAAGCACCTCGGCTACAAACCTGAGGAGTACAAACTTGGCCG gaccAAAATATTCATCCGTTTCCCCAAAACCTTGTTTGCTACCGAAGATGCACTTGAAGACAGAAAACACAGCCTTG CTACCAAATTGCAGTCATCCTGGAAGGGCTACagtgaaaaaactaaatacaggAAAAAGCGACAATCGG CTATCCTAATCCAAGCCTGGTGGAAAGGTATTCTGGCCCGCAGGCAAGCAAAGCGCAGGAGAGAGGCTGTTGACACCATCCGCAG GTTCATCAAAGGCTTCATCTACCGCCACCAGCCTCGTTGCCCAGAGAATGAGTATTTCCTGGACTACGTTCGTTATTCGTTCCTGATGAAGTTGCACAGGAGCCTGCCCAAAACTGTCCTGGATAAGAGTTGGCCAACACCCCCTTCAGCCCTCACTGAG GCTTCAGAGCAGCTCCGCAAGTTGTGCATGCAGAACATGGTGTGGAAGTACTGCAAGAATATCAACCCAGAATGGAAGCACCAG CTGGAGCAGAAAATGGTTGCAAGTGAAGTCTTTAAGGACAAGAAAGATAACTACCCACAAAGTGTACCAAAGCTGTTTGTGGACACAAGGCTTA atGGGGAGGACATCAACCCTAAAGCGATGCAGGCTCTGGGTAATGAGAAGATGAAG TATGCTGTTCCAGTGACAAAGTATGACAGGAACGGATACAAAGCTCGCAACCGACAGCTCTTGCTCACGGCCAACAGTGCAATCATTGTGGAGGAGGCCAAGCTGAAACAGCAAATTGACTACAGCATGCTGAAAG GGATTTCAGTCAGCTCTCTGAGTGATGGGATATTTGTTCtccatgttgcttctgaagacaatAAGCAGAAA ggtGATTTGGTGCTTCAGAATGATCATGTCATCGAGACGTTAACCAAAGTGGCTATCTGTGCTAACAAGATCAACAGCATTAACATTAACCAGGGAAG TATAAAGTTCAATGTGGCACAAGGCAAAGAAGGGATCATAGATTTTACATCTGGTTCAGAGCTGGTGGTAGCCAAAGCTAAGAATGGACACCTTTCTGTG actgCTCCTCGCCTCAACACAAGATGA
- the myo1cb gene encoding myosin Ic, paralog b isoform X6, whose protein sequence is MESALTARDRVGVQDFVLLENHTSEVAFIENLRKRFKENLIYTYIGSVLVSVNPYKDLEIYTKQHMERYRGVNFYEVSPHIYAVGDNSYRSMRTERRDQCILISGESGAGKTEASKKVLQYYAFTCPANEHVQSIKDRLLQSNPVLEAFGNAKTLRNDNSSRFGKYMDIQFDFKKPVIIPSASRSGCPRWQGAPVGGHILNYLLEKSRVVHQSHGERNFHIFYQLIEGGEEDLLRRLGLERNAQQYQYLVKGNCPKVSSINDRNDWKVVRKALSVIGFTDDEVEELLNIIASVLHLGNVQYGGEDSGSSYITTETQIKYLARLLGVDGCVLKEALTHKKITAKGEELMSPLNQEQAAAARDALSKAIYGRTFSWLVNKINDSLAFKDDSFNSKNASVIGLLDIYGFEVFQNNSFEQFCINYCNEKLQQLFIELTLKSEQDEYEAEGITWEPVQYFNNKIICDLVEQKFKGIISILDEECLRPGDASDITFLEKLENSVGGHAHFITHKLADGKTRKMMGREEFRLLHYAGEVNYNVNGFLDKNNDLLFRNVKEVMCMSENKILTQCFDREELTDKKRPETAATQFKNSLAKLMEILMSKEPSYVRCIKPNDAKQAGRFDEVLIRHQVKYLGLMENLRVRRAGFAYRRRYESFLQRYKSLCPETWPNWDGRLVDGVSTLVKHLGYKPEEYKLGRTKIFIRFPKTLFATEDALEDRKHSLATKLQSSWKGYSEKTKYRKKRQSAILIQAWWKGILARRQAKRRREAVDTIRRFIKGFIYRHQPRCPENEYFLDYVRYSFLMKLHRSLPKTVLDKSWPTPPSALTEASEQLRKLCMQNMVWKYCKNINPEWKHQLEQKMVASEVFKDKKDNYPQSVPKLFVDTRLNGEDINPKAMQALGNEKMKYAVPVTKYDRNGYKARNRQLLLTANSAIIVEEAKLKQQIDYSMLKGISVSSLSDGIFVLHVASEDNKQKGDLVLQNDHVIETLTKVAICANKINSININQGSIKFNVAQGKEGIIDFTSGSELVVAKAKNGHLSVTAPRLNTR, encoded by the exons ATGGAGAGCGCCCTGACTGCCAGGGACCGGGTGGGTGTACAGGACTTCGTCCTGCTGGAGAACCACACCAGCGAGGTGGCTTTCATCGAAAACCTCCGCAAACGCTTCAAAGAGAACCTAATTTAT ACATACATTGGATCAGTGCTGGTGTCAGTGAACCCCTACAAAGATCTGGAGATCTACACTAAGCAGCACATGGAGCGATACCGGGGCGTCAATTTCTATGAGGTCTCGCCTCACAT TTATGCCGTGGGGGATAATTCATACCGATCCATGCGTACTGAGAGGCGGGACCAGTGTATCCTGATCTCGGGTGAGAGTGGTGCTGGCAAGACCGAAGCCTCCAAGAAAGTACTGCAATACTATGCTTTCACCTGCCCTGCCAATGAGCATGTGCAGAGCATAAAAGATCGCCTGCTACAATCCAACCCAGTGCTGGAG GCCTTTGGAAATGCGAAAACTTTACGAAATGACAATTCCAGCCGCTTTGGAAAATACATGGACATTCAGTTTGACTTTAAG AAACCCGTTATTATCCCCTCTGCTTCTCGCTCCGGGTGTCCCCGTTGGCAGGGTGCTCCGGTGGGCGGTCACATCCTGAACTACCTGCTGGAGAAATCGCGCGTGGTGCACCAAAGCCATGGCGAGAGAAACTTCCATATCTTCTATCAGCTGATCGAGGGAGGAGAGGAAGACCTGCTCAGGAGACTGGGCCTGGAGAGGAATGCCCAACAGTATCAGTATCTTGTGAAG GGTAACTGTCCCAAAGTGAGCTCCATAAATGACCGCAATGACTGGAAAGTGGTGAGGAAAGCCCTGAGCGTCATTGGCTTCACTGATGATGAAGTGGAG GAACTTTTGAACATTATTGCCAGTGTACTACACTTGGGGAATGTCCAGTACGGAGGAGAGGACAGTGGCAGTTCCTACATTACAACAGAAACACAGATTAAATACTTAGCCAGG TTGTTAGGTGTGGATGGCTGTGTTCTGAAAGAGGCTCTAACACATAAAAAGATCACTGCCAAAGGAGAAGAG CTAATGAGTCCCTTGAATCAAGAGCAGGCCGCCGCAGCACGAGATGCCTTATCTAAAGCCATATACGGACGTACTTTTTCTTGGCTTGTCAACAAAATTAATGACTCTCTGGCCTTTAAG GATGATTCATTCAACAGTAAAAATGCCTCGGTAATCGGTCTGTTGGACATCTATGGTTTTGAGGTCTTTCAGAACAATAG TTTTGAGCAGTTTTGTATCAACTATTGTAATGAAAAGCTTCAGCAGCTCTTCATTGAACTGACTCTGAAGTCAGAGCAGGATGAGTATGAAGCCGAGGGAATCACG TGGGAGCCTGTGCAATATTTTAACAACAAGATCATTTGTGATCTTGTGGAGCAGAAGTTCAAAGGAATCATTTCCATCTTG GATGAGGAGTGTCTGCGACCTGGAGATGCCAGTGATATCACCTTCCTGGAGAAGCTGGAGAACTCTGTCGGTGGACACGCCCACTTCATAAC TCACAAGCTGGCTGATGGAAAAACCCGCAAAATGATGGGTCGTGAAGAATTCAGACTGCTTCACTATGCAGGAGAAGTCAATTACAATGTGAACG GCTTCCTGGACAAGAACAATGATCTCCTTTTCAGAAACGTGAAAGAG GTGATGTGTATGTCCGAAAATAAAATCCTCACTCAGTGTTTTGACCGGGAAGAGCTTACAGACAAGAAGCGCCCTGAAACG GCAGCGACACAGTTCAAGAACAGTCTTGCGAAGTTGATGGAAATCCTGATGTCTAAAGAGCCATCGTACGTGCGCTGCATCAAACCTAATGATGCCAAGCAAGCAG GACGTTTTGATGAAGTCCTCATCAGGCACCAAGTAAAATATCTTGGTCTGATGGAGAACCTTCGAGTGAGGAGAGCTGGCTTTGCATACCGCCGTCGCTACGAGAGCTTTCTGCAGAG GTATAAATCCCTGTGTCCGGAAACCTGGCCAAACTGGGATGGTCGTCTGGTCGATGGAGTATCCACGCTCGTCAAGCACCTCGGCTACAAACCTGAGGAGTACAAACTTGGCCG gaccAAAATATTCATCCGTTTCCCCAAAACCTTGTTTGCTACCGAAGATGCACTTGAAGACAGAAAACACAGCCTTG CTACCAAATTGCAGTCATCCTGGAAGGGCTACagtgaaaaaactaaatacaggAAAAAGCGACAATCGG CTATCCTAATCCAAGCCTGGTGGAAAGGTATTCTGGCCCGCAGGCAAGCAAAGCGCAGGAGAGAGGCTGTTGACACCATCCGCAG GTTCATCAAAGGCTTCATCTACCGCCACCAGCCTCGTTGCCCAGAGAATGAGTATTTCCTGGACTACGTTCGTTATTCGTTCCTGATGAAGTTGCACAGGAGCCTGCCCAAAACTGTCCTGGATAAGAGTTGGCCAACACCCCCTTCAGCCCTCACTGAG GCTTCAGAGCAGCTCCGCAAGTTGTGCATGCAGAACATGGTGTGGAAGTACTGCAAGAATATCAACCCAGAATGGAAGCACCAG CTGGAGCAGAAAATGGTTGCAAGTGAAGTCTTTAAGGACAAGAAAGATAACTACCCACAAAGTGTACCAAAGCTGTTTGTGGACACAAGGCTTA atGGGGAGGACATCAACCCTAAAGCGATGCAGGCTCTGGGTAATGAGAAGATGAAG TATGCTGTTCCAGTGACAAAGTATGACAGGAACGGATACAAAGCTCGCAACCGACAGCTCTTGCTCACGGCCAACAGTGCAATCATTGTGGAGGAGGCCAAGCTGAAACAGCAAATTGACTACAGCATGCTGAAAG GGATTTCAGTCAGCTCTCTGAGTGATGGGATATTTGTTCtccatgttgcttctgaagacaatAAGCAGAAA ggtGATTTGGTGCTTCAGAATGATCATGTCATCGAGACGTTAACCAAAGTGGCTATCTGTGCTAACAAGATCAACAGCATTAACATTAACCAGGGAAG TATAAAGTTCAATGTGGCACAAGGCAAAGAAGGGATCATAGATTTTACATCTGGTTCAGAGCTGGTGGTAGCCAAAGCTAAGAATGGACACCTTTCTGTG actgCTCCTCGCCTCAACACAAGATGA